The following are encoded in a window of Cucurbita pepo subsp. pepo cultivar mu-cu-16 chromosome LG12, ASM280686v2, whole genome shotgun sequence genomic DNA:
- the LOC111806431 gene encoding chromo domain-containing protein LHP1-like has protein sequence MGSIQDAMDGGEVHGGESDYVDMNTNNNPINGGEPSTSHLSETHQEQNLDEPDEQDEQDEQDGTEAAFDAQRTNLDDGFYEIEAIRRKRVRKGQLQYLIKWRGWPETANTWEPLENLHTCSEFIEAFEQSLISGKQRKRKRKHGVVHVQTKKRQQRANFSTYNVTDVEISVVDQRLPSAPINMPSLTNPYARSRSIVYNHEGEKNGDVTRGRLADIDNAGRNATQRFEQKKAEHEYDPKLSELKATVLTNIAIGDKLAIDFHDARTTENNVPAAGLSKTGSVELVTENRCTGAKRRKSGSVKRFRQDSTLSELPVVQNPELILAVVESGVGVEPIGVENSGYHGERLSRNNRTDEARNEPSIIKIVKPLGYSASVSNNIQDVLVTFVAMRSDGTEVMVDNKFLKANNPLLLINFYEQHLHYTTRS, from the exons ATGGGTTCAATTCAGGACGCCATGGATGGCGGTGAAGTTCATGGCGGCGAATCCGATTACGTTGATATGAACACCAACAACAACCCCATTAATGGCGGTGAGCCTTCGACATCCCATTTGTCGGAGACCCATCAAGAGCAAAACCTAGACGAGCCTGACGAACAAGATGAACAGGATGAACAGGATGGGACTGAGGCTGCTTTTGATGCTCAGAGAACCAATCTCGATGATGGATTCTATGAAATTGAAGCCATTCGTCGAAAAAGGGTTCGCAAG GGTCAGCTTCAGTATTTGATCAAATG GCGTGGCTGGCCGGAGACGGCTAATACTTGGGAGCCATTGGAGAATCTCCATACGTGCTCCGAGTTCATCGAGGCATTCGAACAGAG TTTAATTTCGGGAAAGCAGCGGAAGCGGAAGCGAAAACATGGGGTTGTTCATGTTCAAACCAAGAAGAGGCAGCAGCGAGCTAATTTTTCTACTTATAATGTCACAGATGTTGAAATCAGTGTTGTTGATCAACGTCTGCCCTCTGCTCCTATAAACATGCCTAGCCTGACTAATCCTTATGCTCGTTCGCGATCGATCGTTTATAATCATGAAGGAGAAAAGAACGGAGATGTAACTAGAGGCAGGCTAGCTGATATTGATAATGCGGGCAGGAATGCTACGCAACGATTTGAACAGAAGAAAGCTGAACACGAGTACGATCCGAAGCTCAGTGAGCTTAAGGCAACAGTATTAACCAACATAGCCATTGGTGATAAGCTTGCAATCGATTTTCACGATGCCAGGACAACAGAGAACAACGTCCCTGCTGCTGGTCTCTCTAAAACTGGCTCTGTAGAACTAGTTACTGAAAATCGGTGCACCGGGGCCAAGAGAAGGAAATCTGGTTCGGTTAAAAGGTTTAGACAAGATTCAACTTTATCTGAATTGCCTGTGGTTCAAAATCCAGAATTGATACTAGCTGTAGTAGAATCTGGTGTCGGAGTGGAACCGATAGGGGTTGAGAATTCTGGATATCATGGAGAAAGGTTAAGTCGGAATAACAGAACCGATGAAGCCAGAAACGAACCGAGTATCATCAAGATTGTTAAACCATTAGGCTATTCAGCATCTGTGTCAAACAACATTCAGGATGTGTTGGTAACTTTTGTGGCCATGAG GTCTGATGGAACAGAAGTGATGGTTGATAACAAGTTCCTCAAGGCTAACAATCCTCTACTG TTGATCAACTTCTACGAGCAACATCTCCACTATACTACCAGATCATGA
- the LOC111806814 gene encoding uncharacterized protein LOC111806814, with the protein MDPQAFIRLSIGSLGLRIPGAALNSTKPGVNAFSAPCSCEIRLRGFPVQTSSIPLLPSPEAIPDSHSIASSFYLEESDLKALLAPGCFYNTHACLEISVFSGRKGSHCGVGIKRQLIGTFKLDVGPEWGDGKPVVLFNGWIGIGKSKNENGRHGAELHLRVKLDPDPRYVFQFEDVTRLSPQIVQLLGSIKQPIFSCKFSRDRVSQVDSLSNYWPGSGSGDGSDWLGSGDGSDLKVERRERKGWKVKIHDLSGSAVAAAFITTPFVPSAGCDWVARSNPGSWLIVRPDVCIPESWQPWGKLEAWRERGIRDTVCCRFHLLSEAQEGGELLMSEIHINAERGGEFFIDTDKQLRAATVPIPSPQSSGDFAALGQVVGGFVMSCRVQGEGKSSKPMVQLAMRHVTCTEDAAIFMALAAAVGLSIEACRPFRRKIRRASRHS; encoded by the exons ATGGATCCTCAGGCTTTTATTAGGTTGTCAATTGGATCTTTGGGATTGAGAATCCCAGGAGCTGCTCTAAACTCTACAAAACCTGGCGTCAATGCTTTCTCTGCACCGTGTTCGTGTGAAATTCGTCTTCGGGGTTTCCCTGTGCAGACGTCTTCAATCCCGCTTCTCCCGTCTCCTGAAGCCATACCTGATTCTCATAGCATTGCCTCAAGCTTCTATCTTGAGGAGTCTGATCTGAAAGCATTACTAGCACCTGGCTGCTTCTATAACACTCATGCCTGTCTTGAAATATCTGTCTTCTCTGGAAGGAAGGGATCTCATTGTGGTGTTGGCATCAAGAGGCAGCTGATTGGGACGTTTAAACTGGATGTCGGTCCCGAATGGGGCGATGGGAAGCCAGTCGTTCTTTTCAATGGGTGGATAGGCATTGGCAAAAGCAAGAATGAGAATGGAAGACATGGAGCAGAGCTTCATTTGAGAGTGAAACTTGATCCTGATCCAAGATATGTTTTTCAGTTTGAAGATGTTACGAGGTTAAGCCCGCAAATCGTCCAGCTTCTAGGCTCGATCAAACAGCCGATCTTCAGCTGCAAATTTAGTCGAGACAG GGTATCCCAGGTGGATTCATTGAGCAACTATTGGCCAGGGTCAGGTTCTGGTGATGGCTCAGATTGGTTAGGTTCTGGTGATGGCTCGGACCTGAAGGTCGAGcggagagaaagaaaaggctGGAAGGTGAAGATACATGATCTTTCTGGCTCGGCTGTTGCAGCAGCCTTCATAACTACTCCCTTTGTGCCATCAGCAGGTTGCGATTGGGTTGCCAGGTCAAACCCCGGGTCTTGGCTGATTGTTCGTCCTGATGTTTGCATACCTGAAAGTTGGCAGCCATGGGGAAAGCTCGAGGCATGGCGCGAGCGAGGAATTAGAGACACTGTCTGCTGTCGCTTTCACCTTCTCTCCGAAGCTCAAGAGGGAGGGGAACTTCTCATGTCTGAGATCCATATCAATGCTGAGAGAGGTGGGGAGTTCTTCATAGACACCGACAAACAGTTACGAGCAGCAACAGTTCCAATACCGAGCCCGCAGAGCAGCGGAGACTTTGCAGCTTTAGGCCAAGTGGTCGGAGGTTTCGTCATGAGTTGTAGAGTACAAGGGGAAGGAAAGAGCAGTAAGCCAATGGTGCAACTCGCCATGCGACATGTGACATGTACAGAGGATGCTGCCATTTTCATGGCACTAGCTGCAGCAGTTGGTCTCAGCATCGAGGCGTGTAGGCCATTCCGAAGGAAGATTAGGAGAGCGTCTCGGCATTCTTAA
- the LOC111806815 gene encoding tubulin-folding cofactor A, with protein sequence MATVKNLKIKTATCKRIIKELHSYEKEVEREAAKTADMKEKGADPYDLKQQENVLAESRMMVPDCHKRLESALADLKGTLDELEKSTQVRGPEFDDARSIITEIESFLKTTEE encoded by the exons ATGGCTACAGTAAAGAACCTGAAGATTAAGACAGCAACCTGCAAACGCATTATCAAGGAGTTGCATTCTTACGAGAAGGAGGTCGAGAGAGAAGCTGCCAAAACAGCtgacatgaaagaaaaaggggcTGATCCTTATGACCTTAAGCAACAG GAAAACGTGCTGGCTGAATCAAGGATGATGGTTCCCGATTGTCACAAGCGTCTGGAGTCTGCCTTGGCTGATCTGAAAGGAACACTG GATGAACTGGAAAAGTCAACACAAGTGAGAGGCCCGGAGTTTGACGATGCTCGGAGCATAATCACCGAGATCGAAAGTTTCCTTAAGACAACAGAGGAATAG
- the LOC111806960 gene encoding aspartic proteinase CDR1-like — translation MAFPRIAIGCGHDNAGSFDSKVSGIVGLSHGSASLVQQMGPATGGKFSYCLAPIGNSNYSSYLNFGSNAVVSGSGAVSTSIYTSEGDYKIFYILKIKAMSVGSNKFNFPRSSPFGTNGNIIIDSGTTLTFLQPDIFASFSQAISEVMDLKSTTSPIETLEYCYESTTDDYKVPPVTAHFKVGDVNLKRENLFIRVADDVVCLVFVGNNGKNNMQIYGNVAHRLTSWLAMISKNRLFLSSQQIVLPRDYHVVVIMIFYCLNDLRSSF, via the exons atggcgTTTCCACGGATTGCCATTGGCTGTGGCCATGACAATGCTGGCTCTTTTGATTCTAAGGTTTCTGGGATTGTTGGGCTCAGTCATGGTTCAGCTTCGCTTGTCCAGCAGATGGGGCCGGCCACCGGCGGAAAATTCTCTTACTGTTTGGCACCCATCGGAAACTCTAACTACTCGAGCTATCTTAACTTCGGCTCTAATGCTGTCGTCTCTGGCTCTGGAGCCGTCTCAACTTCGATTTATACTAGCG AAGGCGACTACAAAATTTTCTACATCCtgaaaataaaagcaatgAGTGTTGGAAgcaacaaatttaattttccgAGGTCTTCACCATTTGGAACAAATGGGAATATCATTATTGACTCTGGCACGACGCTTACATTCTTACAACCGGACATCTTTGCTAGCTTCTCCCAGGCGATTTCCGAGGTGATGGACTTGAAGTCTACGACTAGTCCAATTGAAACCTTGGAGTATTGCTATGAGAGCACCACCGACGACTATAAGGTGCCGCCTGTCACAGCGCACTTTAAAGTTGGCGACGTGAATCTCAAGCGAGAAAACCTGTTCATTAGAGTGGCGGACGACGTCGTTTGCTTAGTATTTGTTGGCAACAACGGGAAAAACAACATGCAAATCTATGGCAATGTTGCGCACAGACTAACTTCTTGGTTGGCTATGATATCAAAAAATCGTCTGTTTCTTTCAAGCCAGCAAATTGTGCTGCCTCGTGATTATCATGTCGTTGTTATTATGATTTTCTATTGTTTGAACGACTTACGTTCttcattttaa
- the LOC111806961 gene encoding aspartic proteinase CDR1-like: MALIFSLILIVSSAAAAAADGGYGFSVELVHRDFPKFPLFNSSETHYQRIANALRRSISRETVSLTDTGRAPISNSGGAYVVKISLGTPPFSIVAVADTGSDIIWTQCKPCPNCYQQIDPMFDPSKSSTYKTVPCSSPTCSFAGPGGSCSSDSVCEYSISYGDGSHSNGDIAVDTLTMDSTSGRPVAFPRTAIGCGHDNAGSFDSKVSGIVGLGHGSASLIQQMGPATGGKFSYCLAPVGNSHDSSYLNFGSIAIVSGSGAVSTPIYTSEGKYETFYVLNIEAISVGSSKFDFSSSSTFGTNGNIIIDSGTTLTFLPSDTYTSFSKAISEAMDLKPTTSPIQGVDYCYESTTDDYKVPPVTVHFEGADVSLKRENLFIRVDNNVVCLAFMDSNDSGLQIYGNIAQTNFLVGYDIKKSTVSFKPANCAAS, translated from the exons ATGGCACTCATTTTCTCACTGATTTTGATTGTCTCCTCCGCCGCTGCCGCTGCCGCAGACGGTGGCTATGGCTTCTCCGTCGAACTGGTCCACCGTGACTTCCCCAAGTTCCCACTTTTCAACTCATCAGAGACACACTACCAACGAATCGCCAACGCTCTCCGTCGCTCCATCAGTCGTGAGACGGTGTCGCTGACAGACACGGGGAGAGCCCCAATATCCAACAGCGGAGGCGCATACGTTGTGAAAATATCCCTTGGAACGCCGCCGTTTTCGATTGTAGCCGTTGCTGACACTGGAAGCGACATCATTTGGACTCAGTGCAAACCTTGCCCAAATTGCTACCAGCAAATCGACCCGATGTTTGATCCGAGTAAATCGTCAACTTACAAGACAGTCCCGTGTTCCTCGCCAACTTGCTCGTTTGCAGGGCCGGGAGGATCTTGTTCCTCGGATTCCGTGTGCGAGTACTCCATTTCATACGGCGATGGATCCCACAGCAACGGGGATATTGCCGTTGATACCCTTACAATGGACTCCACCTCCGGCCGCCCCGTGGCGTTTCCACGGACTGCGATTGGCTGTGGCCATGACAATGCTGGCTCTTTTGATTCTAAAGTTTCTGGGATTGTCGGGCTCGGTCATGGTTCAGCTTCCCTTATCCAGCAGATGGGGCCGGCCACCGGTGGGAAATTCTCTTACTGTTTGGCACCGGTTGGAAACTCTCACGACTCGAGCTATCTTAACTTTGGCTCTATTGCTATCGTCTCTGGCTCTGGAGCCGTCTCAACTCCGATTTATACTAGtg AAGGCAAGTACGAAACTTTCTACGTGTTGAACATAGAAGCAATAAGTGTAGGAAGCagcaaatttgatttttcaagCTCTTCAACATTTGGAACAAACGGGAACATCATTATCGACTCCGGCACAACACTTACATTCTTACCATCGGACACCTACACAAGCTTCTCCAAGGCGATTTCCGAGGCGATGGACCTCAAGCCCACGACTAGTCCAATTCAAGGCGTGGATTATTGCTATGAGAGCACCACCGACGACTATAAGGTCCCACCTGTCACGGTGCATTTCGAAGGCGCCGACGTGTCTCTCAAGCGAGAAAACCTGTTCATTAGGGTGGATAACAACGTCGTTTGCTTGGCATTTATGGACAGTAACGACTCCGGCCTACAGATCTACGGCAACATTGCACAGACTAACTTCTTAGTTGGCTATGATATCAAGAAATCGACTGTTTCTTTCAAGCCAGCAAATTGCGCTGCCTCATAA
- the LOC111806962 gene encoding aspartic proteinase CDR1-like has translation MALIFSLIFFISAAISSAAADGGNGFSVEMIHRDFPKSPLFNASETHYHRIADALRRSISRGTVSLTDTGKAPIYSSGGAYAVKISLGTPPFSIVAIADTGSDIIWTQCKPCPNCYQQIDPMFDPSKSSTYKTVPCSSPTCSFAGRGSSCSSESVCEYSISYGDGSHSNGDIAADTLTMDSSSGRPVAFPRIAIGCGHDNAGSFDSKVSGIVGLGHGSASLIQQMGPATGGKFSYCLAPVGNSHDSSYLNFGSIAIVSGSGAVSTPIYTSEGDFETFYVLKIEAMSVGSNKFDFTSSLPFGTNGNIIIDSGTTLTFLPSDTYTSFSKAISEGMDLKPTTSPIQDLEYCYMTTTDDYKVPPVTVHFEGADVYLKQENLFVRVDNNVVCLAFSNSNNIGLQIYGNIAQTNFLVGYDIKKSTVSFKPANCAAS, from the exons ATGGCACTCATTTTCTCACTGATTTTCTTTATCTCCGCCGCCATCTCCTCCGCTGCCGCAGACGGTGGCAATGGCTTCTCGGTCGAAATGATCCACCGTGACTTCCCCAAGTCCCCACTTTTCAACGCATCAGAAACACACTACCACCGCATCGCCGACGCTCTCCGTCGCTCCATCAGCCGTGGGACGGTGTCGCTGACAGACACGGGGAAAGCACCAATATATAGCAGCGGAGGCGCGTACGCTGTGAAAATATCCCTCGGAACGCCGCCGTTTTCGATTGTAGCCATTGCTGACACTGGAAGCGACATCATTTGGACTCAGTGCAAACCTTGCCCGAATTGCTACCAGCAAATTGACCCGATGTTTGATCCGAGTAAATCGTCGACTTACAAGACAGTCCCGTGTTCCTCGCCGACTTGCTCGTTTGCAGGGCGGGGAAGTTCTTGTTCCTCGGAATCCGTGTGCGAGTACTCCATTTCATACGGCGATGGATCCCACAGCAACGGGGATATTGCCGCTGATACCCTTACAATGGACTCCTCCTCTGGCCGCCCCGTGGCATTTCCACGGATTGCCATTGGATGTGGCCATGACAATGCTGGCTCTTTTGATTCTAAAGTTTCTGGGATTGTCGGGCTCGGTCATGGTTCAGCTTCCCTTATCCAGCAGATGGGGCCGGCCACCGGTGGGAAATTCTCTTACTGTTTGGCACCGGTTGGAAACTCTCACGACTCGAGCTATCTTAACTTTGGCTCTATTGCTATCGTCTCTGGCTCTGGAGCCGTCTCGACTCCGATTTATACTAGtg AAGGCGACTTTGAAACATTTTACGTGCTGAAAATAGAAGCAATGAGTGTAGGAAGcaacaaatttgattttacaAGCTCTTTACCATTTGGAACAAACGGGAACATCATTATCGACTCCGGCACGACACTTACATTCTTACCATCGGACACCTACACAAGCTTCTCCAAGGCGATTTCCGAGGGAATGGACCTGAAGCCCACGACTAGTCCAATTCAAGACTTGGAGTATTGCTATATGACCACCACTGACGACTATAAGGTGCCACCTGTCACGGTGCACTTCGAAGGCGCCGACGTATATCTCAAGCAAGAAAACCTATTTGTTAGGGTGGATAACAACGTCGTTTGCTTGGCATTTAGTAATAGTAACAACATCGGCCTACAGATCTACGGCAACATTGCACAGACTAACTTCTTGGTTGGCTATGATATCAAGAAATCGACCGTTTCTTTCAAGCCGGCAAATTGCGCTGCCTCGTAA
- the LOC111806963 gene encoding aspartic proteinase CDR1-like, whose amino-acid sequence MALIFSLILFISAALSSAAPDGGYGFSVEMIHRDFPKSPLFNASETHYHRIADALRRSISRETVSLTDTGKAPIYSSGGAYIVKISIGTPPFPIVAVADTGSNIIWTQCKPCRNCYNQTEPMFDPSKSSTYKLVPCSSPNCSISGLESSCSSESMCEYSTSYYDGTHSKGDIAVDTVTMGSTSGQPVAFPRTVIGCGHDNVAAFGSKISGIVGLGQGPASLVQQMGPATGGKFSYCLVPVGKSNNSSYLNFGSNAIVFGSGAVSTPFYTSAINYFKGFYVLKVEAMSVGSNKFNFTSTLLLESNGNIIIDSGTTLTYIPMETYANFSNAISKLMDLKPTTGPIQFLNYCYETTTDDYKVPPVTVHFEGGDVNLKRENLFIRVANNVVCLAFVARNDMFVYGNIAQTNFLVGYDTKKSSVSFKPSNCATL is encoded by the exons ATGGCACTCATTTTCTCACTTATTTTGTTCATCTCCGCCGCCCTCTCCTCCGCTGCCCCAGACGGTGGCTATGGTTTCTCGGTCGAAATGATCCACCGTGACTTCCCCAAGTCCCCACTTTTCAACGCATCAGAAACACACTACCACCGCATCGCCGACGCTCTCCGTCGCTCCATCAGCCGTGAGACGGTGTCGCTGACAGACACGGGGAAAGCACCAATATATAGCAGCGGAGGCGCGTACATTGTGAAAATATCCATCGGAACGCCGCCGTTTCCAATTGTAGCCGTTGCTGACACTGGAAGCAACATCATTTGGACTCAATGCAAACCGTGCCGGAATTGCTACAATCAAACCGAGCCGATGTTTGATCCGAGTAAATCGTCGACTTACAAGTTAGTCCCGTGTTCCTCGCCGAATTGCTCGATTTCAGGGCTGGAAAGTTCTTGTTCCTCGGAATCCATGTGCGAGTACTCCACTTCTTACTACGATGGAACCCACAGCAAAGGGGATATTGCAGTTGATACCGTTACGATGGGCTCCACCTCCGGCCAACCCGTGGCGTTTCCACGGACTGTGATTGGCTGTGGCCATGACAATGTTGCCGCTTTTGGTTCTAAAATTTCTGGGATTGTTGGGCTCGGTCAAGGTCCAGCTTCGCTCGTCCAGCAGATGGGGCCCGCCACCGGCGGAAAATTCTCCTACTGTTTGGTACCCGTCGGGAAGTCTAACAACTCGAGCTATCTTAACTTTGGCTCTAATGCTATCGTCTTTGGCTCCGGAGCCGTCTCGACTCCATTTTATACTAGTG CAATAAACTACTTCAAAGGTTTCTACGTGCTGAAAGTAGAAGCAATGAGCGTAGGAAgcaacaaatttaattttacaagcACTTTATTATTGGAATCAAACGGAAACATCATTATCGACTCCGGCACGACGCTTACATACATACCAATGGAAACCTACGCCAACTTCTCCAACGCAATTTCCAAGCTGATGGACCTCAAGCCCACGACTGGTCCAATTCAATTCTTGAATTATTGTTATGAGACCACCACCGACGACTATAAGGTGCCGCCTGTCACAGTGCACTTCGAAGGCGGCGACGTGAATCTCAAGCGAGAAAACTTGTTTATTAGGGTGGCTAACAACGTCGTTTGCTTGGCATTTGTTGCTAGGAATGACATGTTTGTCTATGGCAACATTGCACAGACTAACTTCTTGgttggctatgataccaaGAAATCGTCTGTCTCTTTCAAGCCATCAAATTGCGCTACCTTGTGA